One genomic region from Bacteroidota bacterium encodes:
- a CDS encoding type II toxin-antitoxin system HigB family toxin: MKIHLIKKQTIEDYIKNNARSKASFEIWFSILKRADWKEPNEIISTFNNADILGKSSDRVIFNIGGNNYRMICRYHFGTNQVHLFVKWIGTHAEYTKLCNEQKQYEISSF, encoded by the coding sequence TTAATTAAAAAGCAGACAATTGAAGATTATATCAAGAATAATGCGAGAAGTAAAGCATCTTTTGAAATATGGTTTTCAATTTTAAAGCGTGCAGACTGGAAAGAACCAAATGAAATTATATCGACATTTAATAATGCAGATATATTAGGAAAAAGTTCAGACCGAGTGATATTTAATATAGGTGGTAACAACTACCGAATGATTTGTCGGTATCATTTTGGGACTAATCAAGTTCATTTGTTTGTAAAGTGGATTGGAACACATGCAGAATACACAAAACTATGCAATGAACAGAAACAGTATGAAATAAGTTCTTTTTAA